In Desulfobacterales bacterium, one genomic interval encodes:
- a CDS encoding MBL fold metallo-hydrolase has protein sequence MKIFDQLYGFLWESMTVNNCNTYFIDGPTRILIDPGHLDLFGHVKTGLKNLGVKVEDIGMVICTHAHPDHIEAVRLFQKTPARIAIHETEWQFIQGMKKQIMAAFGFDPDSMAPELFLKEGAISINGLDFHILHTPGHSPGSVSLYWPEHKVLFTGDLIFKEGVGRTDLPGGDGKLLKKSIKRLADLEIEWLLPGHGEIISGVEAVRTNFDEIENYWFKYI, from the coding sequence ATGAAAATATTTGATCAGCTTTATGGCTTTCTCTGGGAGTCTATGACCGTCAACAACTGCAACACGTATTTCATCGACGGTCCTACCCGGATCCTGATCGACCCCGGCCATCTAGATTTGTTCGGCCATGTCAAAACCGGCCTGAAAAACTTAGGGGTCAAGGTTGAAGATATTGGAATGGTCATTTGCACCCATGCCCACCCGGACCACATCGAGGCTGTCCGGCTATTTCAAAAAACCCCTGCCCGAATCGCCATTCATGAAACCGAGTGGCAGTTCATTCAAGGCATGAAAAAACAAATTATGGCCGCATTTGGATTTGACCCGGATTCCATGGCGCCGGAACTTTTCTTAAAAGAGGGGGCCATCTCCATAAATGGTCTTGATTTTCATATACTGCATACTCCCGGCCATTCACCCGGTTCCGTCTCTCTTTATTGGCCCGAGCACAAAGTATTATTTACAGGCGACCTGATTTTCAAAGAGGGTGTCGGACGAACGGATCTGCCCGGTGGCGATGGGAAACTGCTGAAAAAAAGTATCAAACGACTGGCTGACCTGGAAATAGAATGGTTACTGCCGGGCCATGGTGAAATTATTTCAGGGGTTGAAGCCGTCCGGACAAACTTTGATGAAATCGAAAATTACTGGTTTAAATATATTTAA
- a CDS encoding caspase family protein: MQKNAIAIGKGNGWTMTTLMMLLPLLLFMTAGCAEIKLGTLPTPPSKAKLRVFVKAVSGETKGRWRTPHEDFEKSTYSMAARYFSGAYDIVTLEEVHLVAGDEELSTWQWSRNDWAMAVEVGRRLYAEYALIVERSQEPNSFLRFLLINVDTKINFEVLAMIPGDRGSHRDWSPFYRISIAKLFNDANEDILATANRKSRAVSSELEVAMKEILELTKIPVKGIQADRPLQEKESVSREMPSAVDAGRDGKVAALEAKLARLTETLTQLEVMKKQIEDQRKQSDTLARELAEKEQREKMLLSKLEDSAKTAPVILLAYPREDSTVDVNFVQLSGVVEDEKGLRQLEIYINDKPITKGSDRGIRVAAEANPKRLEFTERVFLGKGANRLKIRAVDSDGLITEKTVTVQYVEKLKNIWAVVIGIDKYPNIRQLKYAVSDAGLFYDHLVKRNQIPAENVMLLLNQDATLMKIKSVLGTDLKNKAGKDDMVVIYFAGHGATERDAQSPDGDGLEKYLLPFDADLKDLYATALPMEELSNIFNRIRSERLIFIADACYSGASGGRTIGMSGMRASISEAFIDRIAGGKGRVIMTASGANEVSAEKDELGHGVFTYYLVEGLKGKADTDRDGVVTVDEAYNYVSRHVPAATAQEQHPVKKGAVEGRLILSITQ, translated from the coding sequence ATGCAAAAAAACGCCATTGCCATTGGAAAAGGTAACGGTTGGACCATGACAACCTTAATGATGCTCCTCCCGCTTTTATTGTTCATGACCGCCGGCTGTGCAGAAATAAAGCTGGGGACACTCCCCACGCCGCCGTCCAAAGCCAAGCTGAGAGTGTTTGTCAAGGCAGTTTCGGGAGAGACAAAAGGGCGCTGGAGAACGCCGCATGAAGACTTTGAAAAGTCAACCTACTCAATGGCTGCAAGGTATTTTTCAGGCGCATATGACATTGTGACCTTAGAAGAGGTCCATTTGGTTGCAGGGGATGAAGAATTGTCGACCTGGCAATGGAGTAGGAATGACTGGGCCATGGCAGTGGAAGTGGGTCGGCGGTTATATGCGGAATATGCCTTGATCGTTGAGCGGTCTCAAGAACCCAATAGCTTCCTAAGGTTTTTATTGATCAATGTAGACACAAAAATAAATTTTGAAGTCTTGGCGATGATCCCCGGAGATAGAGGATCACATAGAGATTGGAGCCCATTCTACAGAATCTCAATTGCTAAACTGTTCAACGACGCCAATGAGGATATTCTGGCCACTGCCAATCGCAAGAGCCGGGCTGTTTCCAGCGAGCTGGAGGTAGCTATGAAAGAGATCCTGGAATTAACGAAAATACCTGTGAAAGGCATCCAAGCCGACCGGCCGCTGCAAGAAAAAGAGTCTGTCTCCCGGGAAATGCCTTCCGCTGTAGATGCGGGCAGAGATGGGAAGGTTGCCGCACTGGAAGCCAAGCTGGCAAGGCTGACGGAAACCCTTACCCAGCTGGAGGTAATGAAAAAACAGATCGAGGATCAGAGAAAACAGTCGGACACCCTCGCCCGGGAGCTTGCCGAAAAAGAACAGCGCGAAAAGATGCTGCTGAGCAAATTGGAGGACAGTGCCAAGACAGCCCCGGTGATTTTGCTGGCATATCCCAGGGAAGACAGCACGGTGGACGTCAACTTTGTTCAGCTTTCCGGAGTGGTTGAAGATGAAAAGGGCTTGAGGCAGCTGGAAATTTATATTAACGACAAACCGATTACGAAGGGATCCGACCGCGGCATCCGGGTGGCGGCAGAGGCTAACCCCAAACGGCTGGAGTTCACGGAGCGCGTTTTCCTTGGAAAGGGCGCAAACCGGCTCAAGATCCGTGCGGTGGATTCAGACGGTCTTATTACCGAGAAAACGGTAACGGTTCAGTATGTTGAAAAGCTTAAAAACATATGGGCCGTGGTCATCGGCATCGACAAGTATCCGAATATCCGGCAGCTGAAGTATGCCGTCAGCGATGCCGGCCTGTTTTATGATCATCTGGTGAAGCGCAACCAGATTCCGGCGGAAAACGTGATGCTATTGCTGAATCAGGATGCCACGCTCATGAAAATAAAGAGCGTTTTGGGGACGGATCTTAAGAACAAGGCCGGCAAGGACGACATGGTGGTCATCTATTTTGCGGGCCACGGCGCCACGGAAAGAGACGCCCAAAGCCCGGACGGCGACGGGCTGGAGAAGTATCTGCTGCCGTTCGATGCGGACTTAAAGGATCTTTACGCCACGGCGCTGCCCATGGAAGAGCTTTCCAATATTTTCAACCGGATACGGTCGGAGCGGCTGATTTTCATTGCCGACGCCTGTTACAGCGGCGCCAGCGGGGGGCGGACCATCGGGATGAGCGGCATGCGGGCCAGCATTTCCGAAGCCTTTATCGACCGGATCGCCGGCGGCAAGGGACGCGTGATCATGACCGCCAGCGGGGCCAACGAGGTCAGCGCTGAAAAAGATGAGCTGGGGCACGGGGTATTTACGTATTATTTGGTCGAGGGGCTTAAGGGGAAGGCTGACACCGATAGGGATGGGGTGGTGACAGTGGACGAGGCCTATAATTACGTATCCAGGCATGTGCCGGCGGCAACGGCCCAGGAGCAGCATCCGGTCAAGAAAGGGGCGGTTGAGGGGCGGTTGATTTTGAGCATCACACAGTAG
- a CDS encoding nitronate monooxygenase: MLKTWLTEKVGITYPIIQGAMGPYSTNKLCAAVANAGGLGIISLIGMAVQHSSATPVDPTLVFGEGTTEEYLERSLNFVKTETRETSGIFGVNCPLSAEFLDAARMLVEGVMNFRSADTDLQDRLRVIITSAGDPVPWAEHIRKTDMLWFHVVPSIYHARRAEKAGVDAIIASGHEGGAHISWQPVHSMVLIPGVAATSPLPVIAAGGICDGRTVAAAMALGAVGVQMGTRFIATQECDFWDVWKRAVIKSSDRDTLVGRGMFGPMRFIKNAMSEKLVEKTTERTPAFFKGQPVGLDKEILEIERKGFSRLVEDDADGSLILGGEVSGRIEDLPSVQELIERIADEAEKIIKSLPKEVIA, encoded by the coding sequence ATGTTAAAAACCTGGCTGACGGAAAAAGTGGGCATCACGTATCCGATTATTCAGGGCGCCATGGGCCCATACAGCACCAACAAACTGTGCGCCGCCGTGGCCAACGCCGGGGGACTGGGCATTATCAGCCTGATCGGTATGGCGGTGCAGCACAGCAGCGCCACCCCGGTGGACCCGACCCTGGTTTTCGGGGAGGGAACCACCGAGGAGTATCTGGAACGCAGCCTGAATTTTGTTAAAACAGAGACAAGGGAAACCTCCGGTATTTTCGGCGTCAATTGCCCCTTGTCGGCGGAATTTTTAGACGCCGCCCGGATGCTGGTGGAAGGCGTGATGAATTTCCGGTCCGCAGACACCGATCTGCAGGATCGCCTGCGGGTCATCATTACATCGGCCGGGGACCCGGTGCCTTGGGCTGAACATATCCGCAAGACCGATATGCTCTGGTTTCATGTGGTGCCTTCCATCTACCATGCCCGGCGGGCGGAAAAGGCTGGCGTGGATGCGATTATCGCATCGGGCCATGAGGGCGGTGCGCACATATCCTGGCAGCCGGTCCATTCGATGGTGCTGATCCCGGGGGTTGCGGCCACCAGCCCCCTTCCGGTCATTGCTGCGGGCGGCATCTGTGACGGCCGGACAGTTGCGGCAGCCATGGCGCTGGGCGCCGTGGGCGTCCAGATGGGGACCCGTTTTATCGCCACCCAGGAATGCGATTTCTGGGATGTCTGGAAAAGGGCGGTCATAAAAAGTTCGGATCGTGATACGCTGGTGGGGCGGGGCATGTTCGGCCCCATGCGATTTATTAAAAACGCCATGTCTGAAAAACTGGTTGAAAAAACAACCGAGCGGACCCCTGCTTTTTTTAAGGGGCAGCCGGTGGGACTGGATAAAGAAATCCTTGAAATCGAGCGCAAAGGTTTTTCCCGGCTCGTTGAGGATGATGCCGACGGTTCACTCATTCTGGGCGGCGAAGTATCGGGCCGGATAGAGGACTTGCCGTCGGTGCAGGAATTGATTGAGCGGATTGCGGATGAAGCTGAAAAAATTATCAAATCCCTTCCGAAGGAAGTGATCGCATGA
- a CDS encoding lysoplasmalogenase, which yields MINTLIVLLAAGLMPLLLFYEKKEDRKGLLPTKTVLSSLFIVAVAVQPHPDMRFYYWLLGGLILCLGGDVCLVFPAEKTFLLGLIFFLLGHVLYIFGFIHIAQAGPLAWGGAVVIFIAGACVYLWLRPHLGAMNMPVLVYSIVISIMLSGAWALFCSAGQSLPARLLVFFGALSFYCSDIFVARDRFIQREMLNRTIGLPLYYTGQFLLAFSVGVVR from the coding sequence ATGATCAATACGCTGATAGTCCTGCTGGCGGCAGGCCTTATGCCGCTGCTGCTTTTTTATGAGAAAAAAGAGGACCGCAAAGGACTCCTGCCGACAAAAACAGTGCTGTCTTCTCTTTTTATCGTTGCGGTCGCGGTCCAGCCCCACCCCGACATGCGGTTCTACTACTGGTTGCTCGGGGGGTTGATCTTGTGTCTCGGCGGCGATGTCTGCCTGGTTTTTCCCGCCGAAAAAACGTTTTTACTGGGGCTGATTTTCTTTCTGCTGGGGCACGTGCTCTATATCTTCGGTTTTATACACATTGCCCAGGCCGGACCATTGGCGTGGGGCGGTGCCGTGGTGATATTCATAGCCGGGGCCTGTGTCTATCTCTGGCTCAGGCCGCACCTGGGAGCGATGAACATGCCGGTACTGGTTTATTCAATCGTCATTTCCATCATGCTCTCGGGCGCCTGGGCTCTTTTCTGCAGCGCCGGGCAGTCCCTGCCTGCCCGGCTGCTGGTGTTTTTTGGTGCCCTGAGCTTCTATTGCTCCGATATCTTTGTTGCCAGGGACCGGTTTATACAAAGGGAAATGTTGAACCGCACGATCGGGCTTCCCCTGTATTATACCGGTCAGTTTCTATTGGCCTTTTCGGTCGGGGTTGTCCGATAG
- a CDS encoding long-chain fatty acid--CoA ligase: MDFKPWPTSNWPEGVPHQLSGYEKPLFSVLDDSARKYPNQVYTIFNDSSRTYAQVKDTADRIANFLAARGIKKGDRVAIFLPNLPHYPAIYFGILKAGAVCVTCNPLYKVGELNYQLKDAGAKIVFCMDHPQFYPTTVKAIEGTQVETVIICSVKSYLPMLKGFLGGLLGKIPKAESYQPGHLFFDDIVAAARPEPPAVDISPGKDIAVIIYTGGTTGVPKGAALTHANFYANLMALDEWGRLVHKPGEKPEKFRHDGFHTSLGVLPWYHSFGMTVAMLHAGFTGSRLICIPDPRAGNPPFTEVLKAVQKYKPTFMAAVPTIFVAFTNHSQLDRYDLSSLMGCFSGGAPLPPEVCKRFEEKTGAVIFEGYGLSETAPVASANPTNLEQRKIGSIGFPVPGTDIKIVDNETGLKELPRGQDGEIAICGPQVMQGYWNRPEENAAVFREINGNRYFLTGDIGHIDEGGYILITDRKKDMILVGGFNVYPREVEDILFSHTKVAIAAVVGVPDEKSGEMVKAFIQLKPGETATDEEILQFCKENMAGYKRPKQIEFRESVPVSNIGKVLRRVLREEATKK; this comes from the coding sequence ATGGATTTTAAACCGTGGCCCACCTCAAATTGGCCGGAAGGTGTTCCCCACCAGCTCAGCGGATATGAAAAGCCCCTTTTTTCGGTTCTGGATGACAGTGCCAGAAAATATCCGAACCAGGTCTATACCATTTTTAACGACAGCAGCCGAACCTATGCCCAGGTAAAAGACACCGCAGACAGGATCGCCAACTTCCTGGCGGCTCGCGGCATCAAAAAGGGAGACCGGGTCGCCATCTTTCTGCCCAACCTGCCGCACTATCCTGCTATCTACTTCGGCATTCTGAAAGCAGGCGCTGTATGTGTCACCTGCAATCCCCTGTACAAGGTCGGCGAACTGAACTATCAATTAAAAGATGCGGGCGCCAAAATTGTTTTCTGCATGGACCATCCCCAGTTTTATCCCACCACCGTCAAGGCCATCGAAGGCACGCAAGTGGAAACCGTGATCATTTGCAGTGTCAAGTCTTATTTGCCAATGTTAAAGGGATTTCTGGGCGGACTATTGGGTAAAATACCCAAGGCCGAAAGTTATCAGCCGGGGCATCTGTTTTTTGATGATATCGTTGCGGCGGCCCGCCCCGAGCCCCCCGCAGTTGACATATCCCCCGGCAAAGATATCGCCGTCATCATATATACCGGCGGGACGACCGGTGTTCCCAAAGGCGCTGCCCTGACCCATGCCAATTTTTATGCCAACCTCATGGCCCTGGACGAATGGGGCCGGCTGGTTCACAAGCCGGGCGAAAAACCTGAAAAGTTCCGCCACGACGGGTTTCATACCAGCCTGGGGGTCCTACCCTGGTATCACAGCTTCGGCATGACCGTAGCCATGCTGCACGCCGGTTTTACCGGCAGCCGGCTGATATGCATTCCCGATCCCCGGGCCGGCAATCCCCCCTTTACCGAAGTTTTAAAGGCTGTCCAAAAATACAAACCGACATTCATGGCGGCCGTACCGACTATTTTCGTTGCATTTACCAACCATTCCCAATTAGACCGCTATGATCTTTCATCCCTGATGGGCTGTTTTTCGGGCGGGGCGCCGCTCCCGCCGGAGGTCTGCAAACGGTTCGAGGAAAAAACCGGAGCGGTTATTTTCGAAGGTTACGGCTTAAGCGAGACCGCACCGGTGGCCAGCGCCAACCCCACCAATTTAGAGCAGCGCAAAATCGGATCCATCGGATTTCCGGTGCCGGGAACAGACATTAAAATTGTTGATAATGAGACCGGCCTGAAAGAACTGCCCCGGGGTCAAGACGGGGAGATCGCCATATGCGGCCCACAGGTGATGCAGGGATACTGGAACAGGCCCGAAGAAAACGCGGCCGTCTTCCGTGAAATCAACGGCAACCGTTATTTTCTTACCGGTGACATCGGCCATATCGATGAGGGCGGATATATCCTCATTACCGATCGTAAAAAAGATATGATTCTCGTGGGCGGGTTTAACGTCTACCCCCGTGAAGTGGAAGATATCCTTTTTTCCCATACAAAGGTCGCTATTGCGGCGGTGGTGGGGGTCCCGGACGAAAAAAGCGGTGAAATGGTCAAGGCGTTCATTCAGCTGAAACCCGGCGAAACCGCAACCGATGAGGAGATACTGCAATTCTGCAAAGAAAATATGGCCGGATACAAGCGTCCGAAGCAAATTGAATTTCGAGAAAGCGTTCCGGTTTCAAATATCGGCAAAGTCCTCCGCCGGGTACTGCGGGAGGAGGCGACAAAAAAATAG
- a CDS encoding patatin-like phospholipase family protein, with protein sequence MANETNGLVLVLSGGGALAAYQVGFLRCIAKNFPGLRFHIMTGVSSGAINAAFLANSNVNFSETVDELIQIWRNLTIEQVFRVDTLNLVGHFLSWGASLVSGGIPKTYAKRGLVDTAPLRKFLSNVYQTKDGFLGGIERNLQKGNLKACAITGTNYATGQSLTWVQGKDIKLWERPLRRSQKTEITVDHIMASAALPLFFPAVQVGSRWYGDGGIRQFAPLSPAVHLGADRILAISTRYQQSMTEADVPATQGYPPPVQIIGTLMNAVFLDVLEQDASALYQINHLLDQIPAESRSPEPRRIKLFVLRPSVDLSTLAGKFEPILPPMFRFLTRGLGTRETESSDWLSMTMFVPEYLEVLIKLGQTDAERHGDEITALFK encoded by the coding sequence ATGGCAAACGAAACCAATGGTCTGGTTCTGGTTTTAAGCGGTGGCGGCGCCCTGGCGGCATATCAGGTGGGTTTTCTCAGGTGCATCGCTAAAAATTTTCCGGGCCTCCGGTTTCACATCATGACAGGCGTTTCCTCCGGCGCCATTAATGCGGCCTTTCTTGCCAACAGTAATGTTAATTTTTCTGAAACCGTGGATGAACTCATTCAAATATGGCGAAATCTCACGATTGAACAGGTTTTTCGTGTCGACACCCTGAACCTGGTGGGGCATTTCTTAAGTTGGGGGGCTTCTCTGGTATCAGGCGGTATTCCCAAAACTTATGCGAAACGGGGTCTGGTTGACACAGCGCCGCTGCGAAAATTTTTAAGCAATGTGTATCAAACCAAAGATGGCTTTTTAGGGGGAATTGAAAGGAACCTGCAAAAAGGCAACTTAAAAGCCTGCGCCATTACCGGAACCAATTATGCAACCGGCCAGTCGCTCACATGGGTCCAGGGCAAGGACATTAAATTATGGGAGCGACCTTTGCGGCGCAGCCAAAAAACTGAAATTACGGTTGATCATATCATGGCATCGGCGGCTTTGCCTCTTTTTTTCCCGGCTGTCCAGGTCGGCAGCCGCTGGTATGGCGACGGCGGAATTCGCCAGTTTGCACCGCTGTCTCCAGCGGTTCATCTGGGCGCCGACCGGATTCTGGCCATTTCAACCCGTTACCAGCAGTCCATGACGGAAGCCGATGTACCGGCCACCCAAGGCTATCCGCCGCCGGTACAAATTATCGGGACACTCATGAATGCCGTTTTTCTGGATGTGCTGGAGCAGGACGCAAGCGCTCTTTATCAAATCAACCATCTGCTGGACCAAATCCCTGCAGAAAGTCGATCGCCTGAACCCCGCCGCATCAAACTGTTTGTCCTGCGTCCGTCCGTTGACCTGAGCACGCTTGCCGGGAAATTCGAGCCGATCCTGCCGCCTATGTTCCGATTTTTAACCCGCGGTTTGGGTACCCGCGAAACCGAAAGCTCGGACTGGCTCAGTATGACAATGTTCGTTCCGGAATATTTAGAAGTTCTGATTAAACTGGGTCAAACCGATGCAGAACGACACGGCGATGAAATAACAGCGCTTTTTAAATAA
- a CDS encoding ATP-binding protein: MSHKKELTPSELRCACDPAIFDFTDTSKIEPLDKVIGQKRAVQAIDFGLNMKSPGYNIFVTGIEGTGKSTIVKDIVTQFAQKQPTPNDWCMVNNFRDEYRPRPIAVLPGQGIQFSRRMNRLVMDLKSELPKVFENKRFLDRQTEIQNKYGKQKEAYVDKLEKSARKKNLQISRTKTGFQAMPLKEEKLLSQEEFQKLTDAEQAKIKENIRVVHSDFEATERELSRLSHEQRNEVEKLVMEVTLYAVKNRLEILRDEYKANKAISMYLDEVQADIVENVESFIRSREEGDPGEGFIMQAPKTNFDRYRVNVLVDHTATKGAPVIFETNPTYQNVFGQIEKRSYMGTVSTDFNLIQAGSLLRANGGYLIMEVESVLTNQLVWSALKRALQNKRLFIEDAPTGLGFGTASLRPEPIPLEVKVILLGRYEPFQLLQNYDSKFNKIFRVRADFDNEVNRTDSTIRQYSQFIARVCKEENLLPFTPDGVVSIVEYGEKYASNKHKLSLRFGQIVGVIKEADYWARADSAERVTDQYVTKAFNQYRFRYNLYEEKLHESYVDNTIFIDVDGYAAGQVNALAVYKIGDISFGRPARITAETFMGKEGVVNIERESKLSGKTHDKGVLILSGYLGRTFAQKYPLSVSISLTFEQSYGGIDGDSASSTELYAILSSLSDIPIHQGIAVTGSVNQKGQVQAIGGVNQKIEGFFEVCKSKGLTGQQGVIIPQANVKNLMLKKEVVDAVKDGKFHVYQVATVAEGIEILTGVPAGEPDPNGDYPEGTLYHKVQQKLKLYLQRSVKFKKEFEKDE; this comes from the coding sequence ATGTCTCACAAAAAAGAACTTACACCTTCCGAATTGAGATGCGCCTGTGATCCTGCCATATTCGATTTTACTGACACTTCAAAAATAGAGCCGCTGGATAAAGTGATCGGGCAGAAACGGGCGGTCCAGGCCATCGATTTCGGGTTGAATATGAAAAGTCCCGGATACAACATATTTGTCACCGGGATCGAGGGGACCGGCAAGTCCACCATCGTAAAAGATATTGTCACCCAGTTTGCTCAAAAACAGCCGACGCCGAACGACTGGTGTATGGTGAACAATTTCAGAGACGAATATCGCCCCCGTCCCATCGCGGTGTTACCCGGTCAGGGAATTCAATTCAGCCGCAGAATGAACCGGCTGGTAATGGACCTGAAAAGCGAATTGCCCAAAGTTTTTGAAAACAAGCGTTTTTTAGACCGGCAGACCGAAATTCAAAATAAGTACGGCAAACAAAAAGAAGCCTATGTCGATAAGTTGGAAAAATCCGCCCGGAAGAAGAATTTGCAGATCAGCCGGACCAAAACGGGCTTTCAGGCTATGCCGCTGAAGGAAGAAAAATTATTATCACAGGAAGAATTCCAAAAACTGACAGATGCGGAGCAGGCGAAAATAAAAGAAAATATTCGCGTGGTTCATTCGGATTTTGAAGCAACCGAACGGGAGCTTAGCCGCTTGAGCCATGAACAGCGCAACGAGGTTGAAAAACTGGTGATGGAAGTTACCCTGTATGCCGTAAAAAATCGTCTCGAAATTTTACGGGATGAATACAAGGCCAACAAGGCTATTTCGATGTATCTCGATGAGGTGCAGGCCGATATCGTAGAAAATGTTGAAAGTTTTATTCGGTCGCGGGAAGAAGGCGACCCGGGCGAAGGGTTCATAATGCAAGCGCCCAAAACAAACTTTGACAGGTATCGGGTCAATGTTCTGGTCGATCATACGGCAACAAAAGGCGCACCGGTAATATTTGAAACAAACCCGACGTATCAAAACGTTTTTGGCCAAATTGAAAAAAGATCCTATATGGGAACTGTTTCAACAGATTTTAACCTGATCCAGGCCGGCTCCCTTTTAAGGGCCAACGGCGGCTATTTAATCATGGAGGTCGAATCGGTTCTGACGAACCAACTGGTCTGGTCGGCATTGAAAAGGGCGCTGCAGAACAAACGCCTGTTCATTGAAGATGCACCGACCGGTCTGGGGTTTGGCACGGCATCCTTGCGTCCGGAGCCGATTCCTTTGGAAGTGAAGGTGATTCTGCTGGGTCGTTATGAACCCTTTCAGCTGCTTCAGAATTATGATTCCAAGTTTAACAAAATTTTTAGAGTCAGGGCTGATTTTGACAATGAAGTCAACCGCACGGATAGTACCATCCGGCAGTATTCCCAGTTCATTGCCCGGGTCTGCAAGGAAGAAAACCTGCTGCCGTTTACTCCCGACGGGGTCGTCTCCATCGTGGAGTACGGTGAAAAATATGCGTCCAATAAACACAAGCTTTCGCTGCGTTTCGGCCAAATCGTCGGGGTCATCAAAGAAGCCGACTACTGGGCGCGGGCGGACAGCGCCGAGCGCGTTACGGACCAATATGTAACCAAGGCGTTTAATCAATATCGTTTTCGTTACAATCTGTATGAGGAAAAACTGCACGAATCCTACGTGGACAACACGATTTTTATCGATGTGGATGGATATGCGGCCGGTCAGGTCAACGCCCTTGCGGTTTATAAAATCGGCGATATTTCCTTCGGGCGGCCGGCGCGGATTACAGCCGAAACCTTTATGGGCAAAGAAGGCGTTGTTAACATTGAACGGGAATCCAAATTAAGCGGGAAAACCCATGACAAGGGCGTTCTGATACTTTCCGGTTATCTGGGGCGGACGTTTGCCCAGAAATATCCCCTCAGCGTTTCCATCAGTCTGACATTCGAGCAAAGTTACGGCGGCATTGACGGCGACAGCGCCTCTTCAACGGAACTGTATGCCATTCTTTCCAGCCTCTCCGACATTCCGATTCACCAGGGAATCGCCGTGACCGGATCGGTCAACCAGAAAGGGCAGGTCCAGGCCATTGGCGGCGTTAACCAGAAAATAGAAGGGTTTTTTGAGGTCTGCAAATCAAAAGGGTTGACCGGGCAACAGGGCGTCATCATTCCCCAGGCAAACGTAAAGAACCTGATGCTGAAAAAGGAAGTGGTTGATGCGGTTAAAGACGGAAAGTTTCATGTGTATCAGGTTGCAACCGTGGCCGAGGGCATCGAAATCCTGACCGGGGTTCCTGCCGGAGAACCCGACCCGAACGGCGACTACCCCGAAGGGACCCTCTACCACAAGGTCCAGCAGAAGCTGAAACTGTATCTACAGCGCTCGGTGAAGTTTAAAAAGGAATTTGAAAAGGATGAATAA
- a CDS encoding 3-hydroxyacyl-CoA dehydrogenase NAD-binding domain-containing protein — translation MEIKKIIVVGAGFMGSGIAQVMAMAEYEVVLHDITDEFVKKGQAALEKNLAASVAKGKLTESEKAAIVERIATTTKLASAKDCDLVIEAIIEKKQDKMDLFRQLDEMCPPGVIFATNTSSIPITELATATKRPDKFIGMHFFSPVPVMKLVEIIKGLNTADATAQVIKDLTDKIGKVGVLVKDGPGFLVNRINAALRNEVYNCLAEGVASIEDIDKAMKFGLGHPMGPFELQDFVGLDIGLAVVETLWENFKDPKWRPALSLRKLVTSGDLGRKTGKGWYDYTSGEKKPRTDINL, via the coding sequence GTGGAAATCAAAAAGATTATCGTGGTGGGTGCCGGCTTCATGGGGTCCGGCATTGCGCAGGTCATGGCTATGGCTGAATATGAGGTGGTACTTCACGATATCACCGATGAGTTTGTAAAGAAGGGTCAGGCTGCCCTCGAGAAGAACCTGGCGGCAAGTGTGGCCAAAGGCAAGCTCACCGAGTCTGAGAAGGCGGCGATTGTGGAGCGCATTGCCACGACGACAAAACTGGCTTCAGCAAAGGACTGTGATCTCGTGATTGAAGCCATCATTGAAAAAAAGCAGGACAAGATGGATCTATTCCGGCAACTGGATGAGATGTGTCCGCCGGGTGTCATTTTCGCCACCAACACCTCTTCCATTCCCATTACGGAATTGGCGACGGCGACAAAACGACCGGACAAGTTTATCGGGATGCATTTCTTCAGTCCCGTTCCGGTCATGAAGCTTGTAGAGATTATCAAGGGACTGAACACAGCCGATGCAACGGCGCAGGTCATCAAGGACCTCACGGATAAAATCGGAAAGGTCGGCGTTCTTGTCAAGGATGGTCCGGGCTTTCTGGTGAATCGTATAAACGCGGCCCTGCGAAACGAGGTTTACAACTGCCTTGCGGAAGGCGTCGCCTCTATCGAGGATATCGACAAGGCAATGAAATTCGGCCTAGGCCATCCAATGGGTCCCTTCGAACTTCAGGATTTTGTGGGTCTCGACATAGGACTTGCGGTGGTTGAGACCCTTTGGGAGAATTTCAAGGATCCCAAATGGAGGCCGGCCCTAAGTCTCCGCAAACTAGTGACCTCAGGGGATTTGGGGCGCAAGACCGGCAAGGGCTGGTACGACTACACGAGCGGTGAAAAAAAACCGAGAACCGACATCAACCTGTAA